In the Methylomonas rhizoryzae genome, one interval contains:
- a CDS encoding MMPL family transporter, whose protein sequence is MLIETHLRNWVFRWSNWLLYRPCFSLAIAFFFAYLAIGYVGNNLSINTDTAELVAPDAPFQQNRRKFEQAFGQDIHTVLILLDSSSPELTKAAAQRLARELRADTEHFSNVYRPDESAFFQRNGLLYLDTDKLQDFSVTLAQAQPFIGRISQDPSLNGFFSIFIDALQGKQGSGEVPIDLMSLIGKVAASLHKTLNGETDLLSWQNLIAENRISEAQSDKAFIFVQPKFDFSRILPAEQAIEAIRAAGAKIQDPNLPAVRVRITGEVGLEHDEMAGMSKGTFTASVFSIVLVCGILLIAYRSWCLTLATLFVLSLGMVFCGLFAAAAVKQLNLISVAFAVSNIGLGVEYAIHLCLRYRDNIDVLVGDKLKAIRTAVLDTSPSLILCAATTSIGLYAFVPTDYQGISELGLLAGTSLFICLFVTLSVLPVLLRLLPKPPLHHLLKGQHPGASKWSQALAHLTLHYAKPISVATVLLALGAAALLFGVKTDFNPINLRDPETESVRAFKELLQTKDTSPMTLSVLAANAEEARTLQHRLAKLPVVDKTLSLFDLVPDDQQEKLNLVDEMMLTLGAQSRSFPQLKTGGDPKPAIVGMLAAIDATLPTRTDPAQIHCLQSFRHELQDVLTELDARFPPDRGVFVEKIQTSLLGTLPTVMNQLLTGFQAEEIDAGSIPEPIKQRWLSAGGLYRIQIFPKQDLNDLGHLQEFITQVQAIAPNVTDLPVMYWESMKSVLAAFRQAILTALVSIALLLLVIRRSVVDTLLVMTPLVLAGLFTMASTVLTGTPVNFANIIALPLLMGLGVDNGIHMVERLHHSLAEDQNIYESSTARGMYYGALTTISSFAGLAFSPHQGIASMGLVITIGIFWIMVCTFILLPALSKLVLKPRVKVVEQA, encoded by the coding sequence ATGTTAATCGAAACCCATTTGCGTAACTGGGTGTTTCGCTGGAGCAATTGGCTGCTGTATCGGCCGTGCTTTTCGCTGGCGATTGCCTTTTTTTTCGCTTACTTGGCCATCGGCTATGTCGGCAATAATCTCAGCATCAATACCGATACTGCGGAATTAGTTGCGCCGGATGCGCCGTTTCAGCAAAACCGGCGTAAATTCGAACAAGCGTTCGGACAGGACATTCATACCGTTCTGATATTGCTCGACTCTTCCAGTCCCGAGCTTACCAAGGCCGCCGCTCAGCGTTTGGCTAGAGAATTGCGTGCCGACACCGAGCATTTCAGCAATGTCTACAGGCCGGATGAAAGTGCTTTTTTTCAGCGTAACGGTTTGTTATACCTGGATACCGATAAATTACAGGATTTTTCGGTCACTTTGGCGCAAGCGCAGCCCTTCATCGGCCGAATTTCCCAAGATCCCAGCCTAAACGGATTTTTTTCGATTTTCATAGACGCGCTGCAAGGCAAGCAGGGTAGCGGCGAAGTACCCATCGACTTGATGTCTTTGATCGGCAAGGTTGCCGCGTCTTTACATAAAACCTTGAACGGCGAAACCGACTTGCTGTCGTGGCAGAATTTGATTGCCGAAAATCGCATCAGCGAAGCGCAATCGGACAAGGCTTTTATATTCGTGCAACCGAAATTCGACTTCAGCCGCATTTTGCCGGCCGAGCAAGCTATTGAAGCGATTAGGGCCGCGGGGGCCAAGATTCAAGATCCGAATTTGCCTGCGGTCAGGGTAAGGATTACCGGCGAGGTCGGCTTGGAGCACGACGAAATGGCCGGCATGAGCAAGGGCACGTTTACCGCGAGCGTGTTTTCCATCGTATTGGTATGCGGTATTTTGCTGATTGCTTACCGTTCCTGGTGCCTTACCTTGGCGACCTTGTTCGTATTGAGCTTGGGCATGGTGTTTTGCGGTTTGTTCGCAGCGGCGGCTGTCAAGCAGCTGAACTTGATTTCGGTTGCGTTCGCGGTATCCAACATCGGTTTGGGGGTCGAATACGCTATCCATTTGTGTTTGCGCTACCGCGACAATATCGACGTATTGGTAGGCGATAAGTTAAAAGCGATACGCACCGCCGTGTTGGATACCAGTCCTTCGTTGATTTTGTGCGCGGCGACCACGTCGATCGGCTTATACGCTTTTGTCCCCACCGATTATCAGGGTATTTCCGAGCTAGGTCTGCTGGCCGGTACCAGCTTGTTTATTTGTTTGTTCGTAACGCTCAGCGTGTTGCCGGTGTTGCTGAGGTTGTTGCCGAAGCCGCCGCTCCATCATTTGCTGAAAGGCCAGCATCCCGGCGCGTCGAAATGGTCGCAAGCCTTGGCTCACCTGACTTTGCATTACGCCAAGCCTATCAGTGTAGCCACCGTCTTGCTGGCCTTAGGCGCCGCGGCACTATTGTTCGGGGTTAAAACCGATTTTAATCCGATCAATTTGCGCGATCCGGAAACCGAGTCGGTGCGGGCGTTTAAGGAATTGTTGCAAACTAAAGATACGTCACCCATGACCTTGTCGGTTTTGGCGGCTAACGCTGAAGAAGCACGGACATTGCAGCACCGTTTGGCCAAATTGCCGGTAGTCGATAAAACCTTGAGTTTGTTCGATTTGGTGCCGGACGATCAGCAGGAGAAATTGAATTTAGTCGACGAAATGATGCTGACTTTAGGGGCGCAAAGCCGCTCGTTTCCGCAATTGAAAACCGGGGGCGATCCGAAGCCGGCCATCGTCGGCATGCTGGCCGCCATCGATGCGACGTTGCCCACCCGCACCGATCCGGCGCAGATTCATTGTCTACAAAGCTTTCGCCACGAACTGCAAGACGTGTTGACTGAGCTGGATGCTCGTTTTCCGCCGGATAGGGGAGTATTCGTGGAAAAAATTCAGACATCCTTGCTGGGTACTTTGCCTACCGTGATGAACCAATTGCTGACCGGTTTTCAAGCCGAGGAAATCGATGCCGGCAGTATTCCGGAACCCATCAAGCAGCGCTGGCTGTCGGCCGGCGGCCTGTATCGCATCCAAATCTTTCCGAAACAGGACTTGAACGACTTGGGGCATTTGCAGGAATTCATTACCCAGGTGCAAGCGATAGCGCCTAACGTGACCGATTTGCCGGTGATGTATTGGGAATCGATGAAGTCGGTGCTGGCCGCTTTTCGGCAAGCTATTTTGACCGCCTTGGTTTCGATTGCGCTATTGCTGTTGGTGATCCGCCGTAGCGTGGTGGATACCTTGTTGGTGATGACGCCATTAGTATTAGCCGGCTTGTTTACCATGGCCAGCACCGTGCTGACCGGCACCCCGGTGAATTTTGCCAATATTATTGCTTTGCCCTTGCTGATGGGGTTAGGGGTGGATAACGGCATTCATATGGTGGAGCGTTTGCATCATTCTCTGGCCGAAGATCAGAACATCTACGAATCCAGCACGGCTAGAGGGATGTATTACGGCGCGCTAACCACGATATCCAGTTTTGCCGGCTTGGCGTTTTCCCCGCACCAAGGCATAGCCAGCATGGGTTTGGTGATTACCATAGGCATTTTCTGGATTATGGTATGCACCTTTATCCTGTTACCGGCGTTAAGCAAGTTGGTATTGAAACCGCGGGTTAAAGTTGTGGAACAGGCGTGA
- a CDS encoding calcium/sodium antiporter, which translates to MALPLLMIVFGLIVLVWSADLFVEGAAAIAKHLGLSPLLIGIVIIGFGTSAPELSVSALAALQGNPGIALGNGYGSNITNIALILGLTALISPITVKSGLIKKELPILFLATLLVYLNLADGELSRNDAIVELLAFVGAMLWLAKSDKQEDRPDSIEHDIEAELEEHAMSEFQAWIWLIAGIVLLMLSSRALVWGAVSIAQDLGVSDLIIGLTIVAVGTSLPELASSIAAARKGEHDLVVGNIIGSNLFNTLAVVGLAGYIQPMPIPHEVLARDWPVMAALTAALFVMGYGSNGKGCINRPEGGVLLTVYTAYTLYLINTAL; encoded by the coding sequence ATGGCTTTGCCTCTGTTAATGATCGTGTTCGGCTTGATTGTGTTGGTTTGGAGCGCCGATTTGTTCGTCGAAGGGGCGGCGGCTATTGCCAAGCACTTAGGCCTGTCGCCCTTGTTGATCGGCATCGTGATCATCGGCTTCGGTACCTCGGCCCCGGAGTTGTCGGTATCCGCTCTGGCCGCGTTGCAAGGCAATCCCGGCATCGCACTCGGCAACGGCTATGGTTCCAACATCACCAATATTGCCTTGATACTGGGTTTGACCGCCCTCATCAGCCCGATTACGGTCAAATCCGGATTGATTAAAAAAGAGTTGCCGATATTGTTTCTGGCTACCTTATTGGTCTACCTGAATCTTGCCGACGGCGAATTGTCGCGTAACGATGCCATTGTGGAATTGCTGGCGTTTGTCGGCGCCATGCTCTGGCTGGCTAAATCCGATAAACAAGAGGATAGGCCGGACAGTATAGAGCACGATATCGAGGCCGAACTGGAAGAACATGCCATGTCGGAATTTCAAGCCTGGATCTGGCTGATTGCCGGCATCGTGTTGTTGATGCTGAGCTCCAGGGCTTTGGTTTGGGGTGCGGTATCCATCGCTCAAGATTTGGGCGTCAGCGATTTGATCATCGGCTTGACCATAGTTGCGGTAGGCACTTCCCTGCCTGAATTAGCGTCGTCCATAGCGGCCGCCCGCAAAGGCGAACACGACTTGGTGGTGGGGAACATCATAGGCTCCAATCTATTCAACACGCTGGCGGTGGTCGGTTTGGCGGGCTACATTCAGCCCATGCCCATCCCGCATGAGGTATTGGCCCGGGATTGGCCGGTGATGGCGGCGTTGACTGCCGCGTTATTCGTCATGGGTTACGGCAGTAACGGCAAAGGTTGTATCAATCGCCCGGAAGGCGGGGTTCTGCTAACGGTTTATACCGCGTACACGTTGTATCTAATTAACACTGCGCTTTAA